In Bacillus sp. NP247, one DNA window encodes the following:
- a CDS encoding ABC transporter ATP-binding protein codes for MKKPLLRIENLQTSFRIQDQYHAAVDDVSLTVHENEIVAIVGESGCGKSALALSIMRLHNEANTKLQGQLYYRDKDLLSMSTAEINKVRGSNIGMIFQEPLTALDPLMTVGKQIEENLDYHTSLSKTEKKERTLELLHQVGIPKPELTYKQYPHELSGGMRQRIVIAIAIACNPALIIADEPTTALDVTIQAQILDLLKSIQEQTKMGIILITHDLSVVAETADRIVVMYAGQVVETGTVEEIFNNPLHPYTRSLLNSIPSAYAEKEKLHVIQGVVPSLAKLPRMGCRFQARIPWIRPDQHEENPVLHEVKPNHWVRCTCYKHFNFQHKTGDDVTHGTA; via the coding sequence ATGAAGAAACCACTTCTTCGTATTGAAAACTTACAGACTTCCTTTCGCATACAAGATCAATATCACGCAGCAGTTGACGATGTTTCATTAACTGTCCATGAAAATGAAATTGTCGCGATTGTCGGTGAGTCAGGATGCGGGAAAAGTGCACTTGCCCTTTCCATTATGCGACTGCATAATGAAGCAAATACAAAATTACAAGGGCAGCTTTATTATAGAGATAAGGACTTACTGAGCATGTCAACCGCCGAAATAAATAAAGTGCGCGGTTCAAATATCGGCATGATTTTCCAAGAACCACTTACAGCACTCGATCCTCTTATGACAGTTGGAAAACAAATTGAAGAAAACTTAGACTACCACACAAGCCTTTCCAAAACAGAAAAGAAAGAACGCACATTAGAACTACTCCATCAAGTTGGTATTCCAAAACCAGAACTTACATATAAACAATATCCTCACGAATTATCTGGCGGAATGAGACAAAGGATTGTTATCGCGATTGCGATTGCTTGTAACCCAGCACTCATTATTGCGGATGAGCCAACAACGGCTCTTGACGTAACCATCCAAGCACAAATTTTAGACTTACTAAAATCTATTCAAGAACAAACGAAAATGGGCATCATTTTAATTACACATGATTTAAGCGTTGTTGCCGAAACAGCTGATCGTATTGTCGTTATGTATGCAGGACAAGTTGTAGAAACAGGAACAGTAGAAGAGATTTTTAATAACCCTCTTCACCCATATACTCGTTCTCTATTAAACTCAATTCCATCTGCATATGCTGAAAAAGAAAAATTGCATGTAATTCAAGGGGTTGTTCCATCATTAGCGAAGCTTCCTCGCATGGGTTGTCGATTCCAAGCTCGAATTCCATGGATTAGGCCAGATCAGCATGAGGAAAATCCAGTTTTACATGAAGTAAAACCAAACCATTGGGTACGTTGTACTTGCTATAAGCACTTCAACTTCCAACATAAGACAGGAGATGACGTAACTCATGGCACTGCTTAA
- the glpT gene encoding glycerol-3-phosphate transporter produces MFFTQLFKPAPHAERLPADRTDSEYRKLRLQVFLGIFIGYAGYYFVRKNFSLAMPYLIEQGFSKGELGVILSAVSIAYGLSKFLMGIVSDRCNPRYFLAAGLFLSGIINIIFGSFSFITTSIILMFVLQFLNGWVQGMGWPPCGRTMVHWFSVSERGTKMSIWNVAHNVGGALMPSLVTLGLYFFANDWKSIFYFPGILSILVGIYVLITMRDTPQSCGLPSIEEHTGEYPSDEKVADRERELSVKEILFTYVLNNKFLWYIAIANVFVYFVRYGVVDWAPTYLVEEKSFTHSSSRTAYALYEWAGIPGTLLCGWMSDKLFKGRRAPAGILFMVGVFIAVLVYWLNPAGHPIIDSIALVSIGFLIYGPVMLIGLHALDLAPKKAAGTAAGLTGFFGYLGGATFASAAMGFIVDGFGWDGGFILLLASCVLAMLFLALTLNTGSTKQKQA; encoded by the coding sequence ATGTTTTTCACACAATTATTTAAACCTGCGCCCCACGCAGAACGCTTACCAGCTGATCGCACTGATAGCGAATACCGCAAATTGCGTTTGCAAGTATTCTTAGGCATCTTCATCGGTTATGCGGGTTACTACTTTGTTCGAAAAAACTTTTCACTCGCAATGCCATACTTAATCGAACAAGGCTTTAGTAAAGGGGAACTTGGGGTTATCCTTTCAGCAGTATCTATCGCTTACGGATTAAGTAAATTTCTTATGGGTATCGTATCCGATCGTTGTAATCCTCGCTACTTTTTAGCAGCTGGGCTATTTTTATCCGGTATCATTAATATTATTTTCGGCTCATTTTCTTTCATTACAACGAGCATTATACTTATGTTTGTACTTCAGTTTTTAAATGGATGGGTACAAGGTATGGGATGGCCTCCTTGTGGCCGTACGATGGTTCACTGGTTCTCCGTTAGTGAACGTGGTACAAAAATGTCTATTTGGAACGTCGCTCATAATGTCGGCGGCGCGCTTATGCCCTCTCTCGTTACATTAGGCTTATATTTCTTTGCAAATGACTGGAAAAGTATATTTTACTTCCCAGGTATTCTTTCAATTTTAGTGGGGATTTATGTATTAATTACAATGAGAGATACACCTCAATCTTGCGGATTACCTTCTATTGAAGAACATACTGGGGAATATCCATCAGATGAAAAAGTAGCGGACCGTGAACGCGAACTTTCGGTAAAGGAAATTTTATTTACATACGTATTAAACAATAAGTTTTTATGGTACATCGCTATCGCTAACGTTTTTGTTTATTTCGTTCGTTACGGCGTCGTAGACTGGGCTCCTACTTATTTAGTTGAGGAAAAAAGCTTTACTCACAGTAGCTCACGTACAGCTTACGCTCTATATGAATGGGCTGGTATTCCAGGTACGCTTCTTTGCGGATGGATGAGTGATAAACTATTTAAAGGGCGCCGTGCACCTGCTGGTATTTTATTTATGGTCGGTGTATTTATCGCAGTTCTTGTTTACTGGCTAAACCCTGCTGGCCATCCAATCATTGATAGTATCGCACTTGTTTCCATTGGATTTTTAATTTACGGACCTGTTATGTTAATTGGCCTACACGCTCTTGACTTAGCACCAAAGAAAGCTGCTGGAACTGCCGCTGGGTTAACTGGGTTCTTCGGTTACTTAGGCGGAGCTACTTTTGCTAGCGCAGCTATGGGCTTTATCGTAGATGGATTCGGATGGGACGGCGGATTCATTTTGCTACTTGCTTCTTGTGTGCTTGCAATGCTCTTCCTTGCTCTTACTTTAAATACAGGATCTACAAAACAAAAACAAGCTTAA
- a CDS encoding MarR family winged helix-turn-helix transcriptional regulator, producing MPNDMTHIDKIQALTFAIGKKMQTELLEQMQASGLTPPQFYILKILDHYGASRATQLAEKMYVKPSAITVMIDRLIDHGLVERYHDDNDRRVVIIELTKKGKATVEEAMAARNEHIAKYFSHLELQEREDLLRLFEKLETIICGTQEKKEKN from the coding sequence ATGCCAAATGATATGACTCATATTGATAAGATTCAAGCTCTTACATTCGCTATAGGAAAGAAAATGCAAACAGAGCTATTAGAACAAATGCAAGCATCAGGACTTACACCACCGCAGTTTTATATTTTAAAGATTTTAGATCATTACGGAGCTTCAAGAGCGACACAATTGGCGGAGAAAATGTACGTGAAACCGAGCGCGATTACAGTAATGATTGATCGTTTAATTGATCATGGGTTAGTAGAGCGCTATCACGACGATAATGATCGCCGCGTTGTTATCATTGAGCTAACGAAAAAGGGGAAAGCTACAGTAGAAGAAGCGATGGCGGCTCGTAATGAGCATATTGCAAAATACTTCTCACACTTAGAATTACAAGAGAGGGAAGATTTGTTACGCCTCTTTGAAAAGCTAGAAACAATTATTTGCGGGACACAAGAGAAAAAAGAGAAAAACTAA
- a CDS encoding MDR family MFS transporter has product MEQQESQNRKLLLIGLVIAMLFAALDGTIVGTAMPRIVGELGGLSLMTWLTTAYMLTSTTVVPIAGKLADLLGRRNVYIAGLIIFMAGSALCGMANGMTELIIFRGIQGLGGGIMMPMAMIIIGDMFTGKERAKWQGIFGALYGLASVIGPQVGGWIVDAVDWRWVFYINLPVGILATIFIAMGLKAHKQTGPIKIDIAGIFTMILGVVSLLLALTFGGKDYAWGSWQIIGLFALAAIGIVSFVIVETKAEEPILPMHFFKNRTFTLLNAIGFFMSIGMFGAIMFVPFFMQGIVGVSAAESGTIMTPMMITMIVMSIIGGQLVLKVGVKPQIITGMLIMASGFWLLTTMDMHTTKLTATSYMMVIGLGMGLVMPILTLALQESFPKKDLGVVTSSSQFFRQIGGTFGITILGSIMNNTSGTTLTNKLVPVLDTFPKEAGQMVTKFKDMIHTDPQSLYSMLFSPEALKQMPEAFSNSIVPVLKSSLVDSLHTVFLTGLVFIVVGAIFTIFLQKIKLSDRKKVAEEPAVEEKEKTVSYS; this is encoded by the coding sequence ATGGAGCAACAAGAAAGTCAGAATAGAAAGTTGTTGTTAATCGGTTTAGTAATCGCAATGCTATTTGCTGCATTGGACGGAACAATCGTTGGTACAGCAATGCCGCGTATCGTCGGTGAGCTAGGCGGATTAAGTTTAATGACATGGTTAACAACAGCTTACATGTTAACATCAACAACGGTTGTACCGATTGCAGGTAAATTAGCGGATTTACTTGGGCGTCGTAACGTATATATAGCAGGATTAATTATCTTTATGGCTGGTTCAGCGTTATGTGGTATGGCAAACGGTATGACAGAATTAATTATTTTCCGTGGTATTCAAGGTCTTGGTGGCGGTATTATGATGCCAATGGCTATGATTATTATCGGAGATATGTTCACGGGAAAAGAACGTGCTAAATGGCAAGGTATTTTTGGAGCTCTATATGGTCTTGCCTCTGTAATTGGACCACAAGTTGGTGGTTGGATTGTAGACGCAGTGGACTGGAGATGGGTATTCTATATTAACTTACCAGTTGGTATTTTAGCGACAATCTTTATTGCAATGGGATTAAAAGCACATAAACAAACAGGACCAATTAAAATTGATATCGCTGGAATCTTCACGATGATTCTCGGTGTTGTAAGTTTATTACTTGCGTTAACGTTTGGCGGGAAAGATTATGCATGGGGTTCTTGGCAAATTATCGGGTTATTTGCACTAGCTGCCATTGGTATTGTTAGCTTTGTTATTGTTGAAACGAAGGCTGAAGAACCAATTTTACCGATGCACTTCTTTAAAAACCGCACATTTACACTACTGAATGCGATCGGTTTCTTTATGAGTATCGGAATGTTTGGAGCAATTATGTTCGTACCGTTCTTTATGCAAGGAATTGTAGGCGTAAGTGCTGCTGAATCAGGAACGATTATGACACCGATGATGATCACAATGATCGTTATGAGTATTATCGGTGGTCAACTTGTATTAAAAGTTGGTGTGAAACCACAAATTATTACAGGGATGCTTATTATGGCTAGTGGTTTCTGGTTATTAACAACGATGGATATGCACACAACTAAGCTTACCGCTACTTCTTATATGATGGTTATCGGTTTAGGAATGGGTCTTGTTATGCCGATTTTAACATTAGCATTACAAGAAAGCTTCCCGAAAAAAGATCTTGGTGTTGTAACATCATCAAGTCAATTCTTCCGTCAAATCGGTGGAACGTTTGGGATTACAATTTTAGGGTCAATTATGAATAACACTTCAGGTACAACGTTAACAAATAAATTAGTACCTGTATTAGACACATTCCCAAAAGAAGCGGGACAAATGGTAACAAAATTTAAAGATATGATTCATACAGATCCACAAAGTTTATATTCTATGCTATTTAGTCCAGAGGCTTTAAAACAAATGCCAGAAGCATTTTCTAACAGTATCGTACCGGTTTTGAAAAGTTCTTTAGTAGATTCGCTGCATACTGTATTTTTAACAGGATTAGTATTTATCGTAGTAGGTGCAATCTTTACGATTTTCTTACAGAAAATTAAACTGTCTGATCGTAAAAAAGTTGCAGAAGAACCTGCTGTAGAAGAGAAAGAAAAAACTGTATCATATTCATAA
- the rbsR gene encoding ribose operon transcriptional repressor RbsR, whose protein sequence is MSTIKDVAKLAGVSVATVSRVLNKNGYVHEDTLKKVERAIEMLDYKPSTVARSLYNKKSRLIGLVVPNIVNPFFPEVARAVEDVAHKQGYTVVLCNSDENLEKEKQYIDVLRQNNVDGFIVATNPQNSVNYMNLSIPVVAIDRMFNERIPTVYADNYAGSQAATKLLIDKGCKHIAHIRGPRDVSTANERFEGFVDVITQNNLSYMIAESTFDPANSEQVAVELLEEYPHIDGIVAGNDLIAIGVVKAALQKGISIPDDLQIIGFDGISLTEMMYPSITTVAQPIYEMGKIATELLLEQMEGNPLEEKHYRLPIEIIERNTTK, encoded by the coding sequence ATGAGTACGATTAAAGACGTTGCAAAATTAGCAGGGGTATCTGTTGCGACCGTTTCCAGAGTGTTAAATAAAAATGGATATGTTCATGAGGATACATTAAAAAAAGTAGAGCGAGCAATTGAAATGCTAGATTATAAGCCTAGTACAGTAGCACGATCTTTATACAATAAAAAATCTCGTTTAATTGGCTTAGTTGTTCCAAATATCGTGAATCCATTCTTTCCAGAAGTTGCACGTGCCGTAGAAGATGTAGCACATAAGCAAGGTTACACAGTTGTCCTTTGTAACTCTGATGAAAATTTAGAAAAAGAGAAACAATACATTGATGTGCTTAGACAAAATAATGTGGACGGGTTTATTGTGGCAACGAATCCACAAAATAGTGTTAATTACATGAATTTGTCTATTCCAGTTGTTGCGATTGACCGTATGTTTAATGAGCGCATTCCTACTGTATATGCAGATAACTATGCAGGGAGTCAGGCGGCGACAAAGTTATTAATAGACAAAGGGTGTAAACATATTGCACATATTCGTGGACCGCGTGATGTGAGCACAGCTAATGAACGTTTTGAAGGTTTTGTAGACGTTATTACGCAAAATAATCTTTCTTATATGATTGCAGAGAGTACATTCGATCCAGCTAATAGTGAACAGGTCGCGGTGGAATTATTAGAAGAATATCCGCATATTGATGGAATTGTTGCTGGGAATGATTTAATTGCAATCGGCGTTGTAAAGGCTGCACTTCAAAAGGGAATTTCTATTCCAGACGATTTACAAATTATCGGATTCGATGGAATTTCTTTAACAGAAATGATGTATCCATCTATTACAACTGTTGCACAGCCAATTTATGAAATGGGGAAAATTGCAACAGAGTTGTTGTTAGAGCAGATGGAAGGAAATCCATTAGAAGAGAAACACTATCGTTTACCGATTGAAATTATAGAACGAAATACGACGAAGTAA
- the rbsK gene encoding ribokinase, translated as MPNIAVVGSISMDLVAVSKIRPKAGETVIGEAFHTIPGGKGANQAVAAARLGANVAMVGAVGNDDYGTVVRKNLENERVFIDYVVPVTDRTTGIAHIVLAEEDNSIVVVQGANALVNESIVDRSKDLLVKADMVVLQLEIPLETVKYVLAICEEHTIPVMLNPAPAQVLSEDILEKATYITPNEHECRIVLDDFTSPIEDLLAKYPNKLLMTEGSNGVRFHNGTEVVQVSSIAVDVVDTTGAGDTFNGALAVALSEGETLQKAIRFANIAGGLSVTKLGAQGGMPTRDRVREVQVIVG; from the coding sequence ATGCCAAATATTGCAGTAGTAGGTAGTATTTCAATGGACTTAGTGGCTGTTTCAAAAATACGGCCGAAAGCAGGAGAAACGGTAATTGGTGAAGCATTTCATACGATTCCAGGAGGGAAAGGGGCCAACCAAGCAGTAGCTGCAGCTAGATTAGGAGCAAATGTAGCGATGGTTGGTGCAGTAGGAAATGATGATTACGGAACAGTAGTTAGAAAAAATTTAGAGAACGAACGCGTTTTTATCGACTATGTGGTACCGGTTACAGATAGAACGACAGGAATCGCTCATATCGTTTTAGCAGAAGAAGATAACAGCATTGTGGTCGTACAAGGAGCGAATGCTCTTGTAAATGAGTCGATTGTAGATCGTTCAAAAGACCTTCTTGTAAAAGCAGATATGGTTGTTCTTCAACTAGAGATTCCGCTTGAAACAGTAAAATACGTTCTGGCTATTTGTGAGGAACATACAATTCCAGTTATGTTGAATCCAGCTCCAGCACAAGTTTTATCAGAAGACATTTTAGAAAAGGCAACGTACATTACGCCAAATGAACATGAATGTCGCATTGTATTAGATGATTTTACGTCACCAATCGAGGATTTATTGGCAAAATACCCAAATAAACTATTGATGACTGAAGGATCTAATGGTGTTCGTTTCCATAACGGAACGGAAGTTGTTCAAGTTTCAAGTATTGCCGTAGATGTAGTAGATACGACTGGAGCTGGTGATACATTTAACGGGGCGCTAGCAGTTGCGCTTTCTGAAGGAGAAACACTTCAAAAAGCTATTCGTTTCGCAAATATTGCTGGTGGTCTTTCTGTAACGAAACTTGGGGCACAGGGCGGTATGCCAACGAGAGATAGAGTACGTGAAGTGCAGGTGATTGTTGGATGA
- the rbsD gene encoding D-ribose pyranase has protein sequence MKKHGVLNSEIAAVLASLGHTDTIVIADCGLPIPDGVKRIDLAVEIGKPSFLDVLQVVADDMAIEKVTLAEEVIMNNPVVNKEVEMRLIEPAFEYVSHKEFKEYTKRAKAIIRTGEATPYANVILHAGVIF, from the coding sequence ATGAAAAAGCACGGTGTATTAAATAGTGAAATTGCGGCAGTCCTTGCTTCACTTGGACATACAGATACGATTGTAATTGCTGATTGCGGGTTACCTATTCCTGATGGAGTAAAACGAATTGATTTAGCAGTTGAAATTGGAAAGCCTAGCTTTTTAGACGTATTACAAGTAGTTGCTGATGATATGGCAATTGAGAAAGTGACGTTAGCAGAAGAAGTCATTATGAATAATCCGGTGGTAAATAAAGAAGTTGAGATGCGTTTAATAGAGCCAGCATTTGAATATGTGTCTCATAAGGAATTTAAAGAGTATACAAAGAGAGCGAAGGCGATTATTCGTACAGGAGAAGCAACGCCTTATGCGAATGTTATTTTACATGCAGGCGTTATTTTTTAA
- the rbsA gene encoding ribose ABC transporter ATP-binding protein RbsA: protein MHIEMKNISKAFSGNPVLKNAQFMIETGEVHALMGENGAGKSTLMKILTGVYKKDSGTVTIDGQERTFKNAKEAEEYGIAFIHQELNILPNLTVAENMFLGKELMYGKTGILRTRQMNAIAQQQLADLGLHVRGAMLAGELSVGQQQIIEIAKALMTNASVIIMDEPTAALTDREIETLFIVINKLRKEGVSFVYISHRMEEIFSICDAITILRDGEYVGEKLIPETSFDEVVSMMVGRSIGERYPERNSPIGEVIFEMRNGTKKGKFENVSFQVRKGEILGVAGLMGAGRTDIMKAIFGYEPLDSGQIFMNGQEVKIDSPIDAIRQRIAFITEDRKSEGLVLDFSIRENLSLPNLGSLSRGSVVNKGLERQFTEDMMKLLNVKAANGEQAVKSLSGGNQQKIVIAKWLGIHPQLLILDEPTRGVDVGAKKEIYSIMNKLTEQGDAVIMVSSELPEVLGMSDRVLVIHEGKIGGILEKDQASQESIMALATGGE, encoded by the coding sequence ATGCATATTGAAATGAAGAACATTTCAAAAGCGTTCAGTGGTAATCCTGTTCTAAAAAACGCACAGTTTATGATTGAAACAGGAGAAGTCCATGCATTGATGGGGGAAAATGGGGCGGGGAAATCGACGCTCATGAAGATTTTAACAGGTGTATATAAAAAAGACAGTGGAACAGTCACAATTGATGGACAAGAACGAACTTTTAAAAATGCGAAAGAAGCGGAAGAGTACGGTATTGCATTTATCCATCAAGAGTTGAACATATTACCGAATTTAACGGTAGCTGAAAATATGTTTCTTGGAAAAGAGTTAATGTATGGGAAAACGGGCATTTTACGTACGCGTCAAATGAATGCGATTGCCCAGCAGCAATTAGCAGATCTTGGTCTACATGTGAGAGGTGCTATGCTAGCAGGTGAATTATCAGTTGGACAACAGCAAATTATTGAAATTGCTAAAGCATTAATGACAAATGCGAGCGTTATTATTATGGATGAACCTACAGCAGCATTAACAGATCGCGAAATTGAAACGCTGTTTATTGTTATTAATAAATTGCGTAAAGAGGGCGTTTCGTTCGTTTATATTTCACACCGGATGGAAGAAATTTTTTCAATATGTGATGCCATTACGATTTTGCGTGATGGAGAATACGTAGGGGAAAAATTAATTCCAGAAACTTCATTTGATGAAGTAGTTAGCATGATGGTGGGCCGCAGTATTGGTGAACGTTATCCAGAACGAAATAGTCCAATTGGCGAAGTGATTTTTGAAATGCGTAACGGAACGAAAAAAGGAAAATTTGAAAATGTTTCGTTTCAAGTTAGGAAAGGTGAAATCCTGGGTGTTGCGGGCTTGATGGGAGCCGGTCGTACGGATATTATGAAAGCGATATTTGGATATGAACCGCTCGATTCAGGGCAAATTTTTATGAATGGACAAGAAGTGAAAATTGATAGTCCAATTGATGCGATTAGACAACGAATTGCTTTTATTACAGAGGATAGAAAATCTGAAGGGCTTGTGTTAGATTTTTCGATTCGTGAAAATTTATCTTTACCAAATTTAGGCAGTCTTTCGAGGGGAAGCGTTGTTAATAAAGGTTTAGAACGTCAATTTACAGAGGATATGATGAAGCTTCTTAATGTGAAAGCAGCAAACGGAGAGCAAGCGGTGAAATCTCTTTCTGGTGGAAATCAGCAAAAGATTGTAATTGCAAAATGGCTAGGTATTCATCCGCAGTTACTCATTTTAGATGAACCAACAAGAGGTGTAGATGTTGGGGCTAAAAAAGAAATTTACTCTATTATGAATAAGCTTACCGAGCAAGGAGATGCCGTTATTATGGTATCGTCTGAGCTTCCAGAAGTTTTAGGAATGAGTGATCGTGTTCTCGTCATTCATGAAGGGAAAATCGGTGGTATTTTAGAGAAAGATCAGGCATCGCAAGAGTCTATTATGGCACTAGCTACAGGGGGAGAGTAA